Proteins encoded by one window of Astatotilapia calliptera chromosome 13, fAstCal1.2, whole genome shotgun sequence:
- the inpp5f gene encoding phosphatidylinositide phosphatase SAC2 isoform X2: protein MELFQAKDDYILQSGDRALWCSRKDGTMTVRPATDLLLAWNPVCLGLVEGVIGKIQLHTDLPLGLVLIRQKALVGHLPGNHKVYKITKIAVIPLSDEEPQELELEGSFVDGETEYFQLCKKHHFGIDKPEKLAQSPDESKLMKTLSQIKSNVAVPIKKKVKENKEKERLERRLLDELYKIFMDSDSFYYSMTYDLTNSVQRQGDSDKSDMPLWKQVDDRFFWNKHMIQELIDLQVPEVDFWVIPIIQGFVQVEELVVNYNETSDEERSSPDTPPKEITCVDDIHPRFTVALISRRSRHRAGMRYKRRGVDTDGHVANYVETEQLIHVHSHTLSFVQTRGSVPVFWSQAGYRYNPRPRIEKGEKETMTYFAAHFEEQLKLYKKQVIVNLVDQSGREKIIGDAYLKQVLLYNNSNLTYVSFDFHEHCRGMKFENVQILTDAISDIITDMKWAWVDQAGVICKQEGIFRVNCMDCLDRTNVVQAAIARVVMEQQLKKLGVMPPEQPLPLKCYRIYQVMWANNGDTISRQYAGTAALKGDFTRTGERKLAGVMKDGVNSANRYYLNRFRDAYRQAVIDLMMGLPVTEDLYSIFSKEKEHEEKEKESQRGAQEQVSLLLQTYMQLLLLDDEKFHGGWALINCDMSLIDATNKDEDVLLLLSDKAYYIAFYDEEADKVNQYQRLILEGLEKIEIGPEPTLFGKPKFCCMRLHFKNEETSGYFHTLRAATRNPEDDGKDTLQCIAEMLRITKQATGNDLLVVEKKLERRQSKPHEDIMGIQNKPADQVQGSSGLAQGKSFILNKFSTLNQKVKQTKTNVNIGPFKPLGKLGSFSKPDVKVNFLKPTMHVNLWKSDSSLETSDNVAGTGALKDIGNENYGHSSDSDSYNSDPEHPCSGSLENVDYVLPSCGIVASNPRLGSRSQSIGSAELNIPSVIRVTGCDGKQESSTHISDDKSPGAASVAEEAILIDFGTPIDAYCHQFIQDAQTKPVEVFGELPQAAIPPLHNPAVPVHKKNPADSNKQPSSEQMEQEEPQLPRPSQLDVQSSTSSSSLLTIQKPSSAVSGGSQKSACSQVEGSLGPSPADSNGSRVVSPFAKIKSSMVQVASMTQAGFTQGINFAVAKVQKSPEPEAVNEVQENELKAMFTQCQTRIIQI, encoded by the exons cCACAGACCTGCTGTTAGCTTGGAACCCAGTGTGTTTGGGTTTGGTGGAAGGTGTCATTGGAAAGATACAGCTTCACACAG ATCTTCCTCTCGGCCTTGTGTTAATCCGTCAGAAAGCGCTGGTCGGCCACTTACCGGGAAACCACAAAGTCTACAAGATCACCAAGATCGCCGTCATCCCCTTGTCTGACGAAGAGCCTCAGGAGCTCGAGCTGGAG GGGAGCTTCGTGGATGGTGAGACAGAATATTTCCAA ctttgcAAGAAGCATCACTTTGGCATCGACAAACCAGAGAAGCTGGCCCAGTCTCCAGATGAGTCCAAGCTGATGAAAACTTTAAGTCAGATCAAATCTAATGTTGCTGTGCCCATCAAGAAAAag GTcaaggaaaacaaagagaagGAACGCCTGGAGAGGCGGCTGCTGGATGAGCTGTACAAGATATTCATGGACTCAGACTCCTTCTACTACAGCATGACCTACGACCTGACAAACAGTGTCCAGCGTCAAGGAGACTCTGATAAGTCTGACATGCCTCTGTGGAAGCAG GTGGATGACCGTTTCTTCTGGAATAAACACATGATCCAAGAACTTATTGACCTTCAG GTCCCAGAGGTTGACTTCTGGGTGATACCAATCATCCAGGGCTTTGTGCAGGTGGAGGAACTGGTGGTAAACTACAATGAGACCTCTGATGAAGAGCGGAGCAGCCCTGACACCCCACCAAAGGAGATCACTTGTGTTGATGACATCCATCCTCGTTTCACTGTGGCCCTGATCTCCAGACGTAGCCGCCACCGCGCAG GGATGCGGTACAAACGCAGAGGAGTGGATACAGACGGCCATGTAGCTAACTATGTGGAGACGGAGCAGTTGATTCACGTGCACAGCCACACTCTGTCCTTTGTGCAGACTCGTGGCTCTGTGCCTGTCTTTTGGAGTCAGGCAGGGTATCGCTACAACCCCCGGCCACGGATAGAAAAAG GAGAGAAGGAGACTATGACCTACTTTGCTGCTCACTTTGAAGAACAACTTAAACTGTACAAGAAGCAG GTCATCGTTAACTTGGTGGATCAAAGTGGGCGGGAGAAGATAATTGGTGATGCATATCTGAAACAAGTCCTCCTGTACAACAACTCTAACCTCACTTATGTTTCATTCGACTTTCACGAGCACTG CCGCGGCATGAAGTTTGAGAATGTGCAGATACTGACAGATGCCatttctgacatcatcactgacATGAAGTGGGCCTG GGTGGACCAAGCAGGAGTAATCTGCAAGCAGGAGGGCATCTTCAGAGTAAACTGTATGGACTGTCTTGACAGGACCAATGTGGTCCAAGCTGCTATTGCCCGGGTAGTGATGGAACAACAG ctgaagaaattgGGTGTGATGCCTCCAGAGCAGCCTCTGCCTCTCAAGTGTTACAGGATTTATCAGGTCATGTGGGCAAACAACGGTGACACCATCAGCAGACAGTACGCTGGCACAGCAGCTCTCAAG GGGGATTTCACCAGGACGGGAGAAAGGAAACTGGCCGGTGTCATGAAGGACGGGGTGAACTCAGCCAATCGCTACTATCTGAACCGTTTTAGGGATGCTTACAGACAAGCAGTGATTg ACCTGATGATGGGCCTGCCAGTGACGGAGGACCTTTACTCAATCTTCAGTAAAGAGAAGGagcatgaagaaaaagaaaaggagagccAAAGAGGGGCCCAGGAGCAGGTCAGCCTCCTTCTGCAGACCTACATGCAGCTGCTGTTACTAGACGATGAGAAGTTTCACGGAGGCTGGGCCCTCATAAACTGTGACATGAG CCTCATTGATGCAACCAACAAAGATGAAGATGTGCTGCTGCTCCTGTCTGATAAAGCATACTATATTGCCTT CTATGATGAAGAAGCAGATAAAGTCAACCAGTACCAACGCCTCATTTTAGAGGGTTTGGAAAAGATCGAAATTG GTCCTGAGCCTACTCTGTTCGGGAAGCCAAAGTTCTGCTGTATGCGGCTGCACTTCAAGAACGAGGAAACTAGCGGATACTTTCACACGCTGCGAGCTGCAACGCGAAATCCCGAGGATGATGGGAAAG ATACATTGCAGTGCATAGCTGAGATGCTTCGCATAACTAAGCAGGCTACAGGGAATGACCTGCTTGTGGTTGAAAAGAAGCTGGAGAG GCGGCAGAGTAAACCTCACGAGGATATCATGGGGATCCAGAACAAACCTGCTGACCAAGTTCAAGGGAGCTCCGGCCTTGCACAAGGCAAAAGTTTTATCCTCAATAAATTCTCCACTCTAAATCAGAAAGTGAAACAGACCAAGACAAATGTGAACATCGGCCCCTTCAAGCCCCTCGGTAAGCTGGGCAGCTTCTCTAAGCCTGATGTAAAAGTCAATTTTCTAAAGCCAACTATGCATGTCAACCTGTGGAAGTCGGACAGCAGCTTGGAGACATCAGATAACGTCGCTGGCACGGGAGCCCTAAAAGACATTGGTAATGAAAACTATGGACACTCTTCAGATTCAGATTCTTATAATTCAGACCCGGAGCACCCGTGCTCTGGGTCCTTAGAAAATGTGGACTATGTGCTGCCCAGCTGCGGCATCGTAGCATCAAATCCCAGACTGGGCAGCCGCTCCCAGTCCATCGGTAGCGCAGAGCTAAATATACCCTCTGTTATCCGGGTCACGGGCTGTGACGGGAAGCAAGAAAGCTCAACTCACATTAGTGATGACAAGTCTCCCGGGGCTGCCTCAGTGGCTGAAGAAGCCATTCTCATTGACTTTGGTACTCCCATCGATGCCTACTGCCACCAGTTCATCCAGGATGCACAGACCAAACCTGTTGAGGTGTTCGGAGAGCTGCCACAAGCTGCCATACCTCCACTCCACAACCCTGCAGTGCCTGTGCATAAAAAGAACCCAGCAGACTCAAACAAGCAGCCAAGCTCAGAGCAGATGGAGCAGGAGGAGCCTCAGCTCCCCAGGCCATCCCAGCTAGACGTCCAATCCTCTACCTCCAGTTCCAGCCTCCTCACTATCCAGAAGCCTAGCTCTGCAGTCTCAGGAGGCTCTCAGAAAAGCGCTTGCTCACAGGTGGAGGGCAGCCTCGGCCCTTCGCCTGCCGACAGCAACGGCAGCCGAGTGGTGTCCCCCTTTGCCAAGATCAAGAGTTCCATGGTCCAGGTGGCCAGCATGACCCAGGCGGGATTCACTCAGGGCATCAATTTTGCAGTTGCAAAGGTACAGAAAAGCCCTGAGCCAGAAGCTGTCAACGAGGTCCAAGAGAACGAGTTGAAGGCAATGTTTACACAGTGCCAGACCAGGATCATTCAGATCTAG
- the inpp5f gene encoding phosphatidylinositide phosphatase SAC2 isoform X1 — protein MELFQAKDDYILQSGDRALWCSRKDGTMTVRPATDLLLAWNPVCLGLVEGVIGKIQLHTDLPLGLVLIRQKALVGHLPGNHKVYKITKIAVIPLSDEEPQELELEGSFVDGETEYFQLCKKHHFGIDKPEKLAQSPDESKLMKTLSQIKSNVAVPIKKKYSPAFQVKENKEKERLERRLLDELYKIFMDSDSFYYSMTYDLTNSVQRQGDSDKSDMPLWKQVDDRFFWNKHMIQELIDLQVPEVDFWVIPIIQGFVQVEELVVNYNETSDEERSSPDTPPKEITCVDDIHPRFTVALISRRSRHRAGMRYKRRGVDTDGHVANYVETEQLIHVHSHTLSFVQTRGSVPVFWSQAGYRYNPRPRIEKGEKETMTYFAAHFEEQLKLYKKQVIVNLVDQSGREKIIGDAYLKQVLLYNNSNLTYVSFDFHEHCRGMKFENVQILTDAISDIITDMKWAWVDQAGVICKQEGIFRVNCMDCLDRTNVVQAAIARVVMEQQLKKLGVMPPEQPLPLKCYRIYQVMWANNGDTISRQYAGTAALKGDFTRTGERKLAGVMKDGVNSANRYYLNRFRDAYRQAVIDLMMGLPVTEDLYSIFSKEKEHEEKEKESQRGAQEQVSLLLQTYMQLLLLDDEKFHGGWALINCDMSLIDATNKDEDVLLLLSDKAYYIAFYDEEADKVNQYQRLILEGLEKIEIGPEPTLFGKPKFCCMRLHFKNEETSGYFHTLRAATRNPEDDGKDTLQCIAEMLRITKQATGNDLLVVEKKLERRQSKPHEDIMGIQNKPADQVQGSSGLAQGKSFILNKFSTLNQKVKQTKTNVNIGPFKPLGKLGSFSKPDVKVNFLKPTMHVNLWKSDSSLETSDNVAGTGALKDIGNENYGHSSDSDSYNSDPEHPCSGSLENVDYVLPSCGIVASNPRLGSRSQSIGSAELNIPSVIRVTGCDGKQESSTHISDDKSPGAASVAEEAILIDFGTPIDAYCHQFIQDAQTKPVEVFGELPQAAIPPLHNPAVPVHKKNPADSNKQPSSEQMEQEEPQLPRPSQLDVQSSTSSSSLLTIQKPSSAVSGGSQKSACSQVEGSLGPSPADSNGSRVVSPFAKIKSSMVQVASMTQAGFTQGINFAVAKVQKSPEPEAVNEVQENELKAMFTQCQTRIIQI, from the exons cCACAGACCTGCTGTTAGCTTGGAACCCAGTGTGTTTGGGTTTGGTGGAAGGTGTCATTGGAAAGATACAGCTTCACACAG ATCTTCCTCTCGGCCTTGTGTTAATCCGTCAGAAAGCGCTGGTCGGCCACTTACCGGGAAACCACAAAGTCTACAAGATCACCAAGATCGCCGTCATCCCCTTGTCTGACGAAGAGCCTCAGGAGCTCGAGCTGGAG GGGAGCTTCGTGGATGGTGAGACAGAATATTTCCAA ctttgcAAGAAGCATCACTTTGGCATCGACAAACCAGAGAAGCTGGCCCAGTCTCCAGATGAGTCCAAGCTGATGAAAACTTTAAGTCAGATCAAATCTAATGTTGCTGTGCCCATCAAGAAAAag TATTCCCCTGCTTTCCAGGTcaaggaaaacaaagagaagGAACGCCTGGAGAGGCGGCTGCTGGATGAGCTGTACAAGATATTCATGGACTCAGACTCCTTCTACTACAGCATGACCTACGACCTGACAAACAGTGTCCAGCGTCAAGGAGACTCTGATAAGTCTGACATGCCTCTGTGGAAGCAG GTGGATGACCGTTTCTTCTGGAATAAACACATGATCCAAGAACTTATTGACCTTCAG GTCCCAGAGGTTGACTTCTGGGTGATACCAATCATCCAGGGCTTTGTGCAGGTGGAGGAACTGGTGGTAAACTACAATGAGACCTCTGATGAAGAGCGGAGCAGCCCTGACACCCCACCAAAGGAGATCACTTGTGTTGATGACATCCATCCTCGTTTCACTGTGGCCCTGATCTCCAGACGTAGCCGCCACCGCGCAG GGATGCGGTACAAACGCAGAGGAGTGGATACAGACGGCCATGTAGCTAACTATGTGGAGACGGAGCAGTTGATTCACGTGCACAGCCACACTCTGTCCTTTGTGCAGACTCGTGGCTCTGTGCCTGTCTTTTGGAGTCAGGCAGGGTATCGCTACAACCCCCGGCCACGGATAGAAAAAG GAGAGAAGGAGACTATGACCTACTTTGCTGCTCACTTTGAAGAACAACTTAAACTGTACAAGAAGCAG GTCATCGTTAACTTGGTGGATCAAAGTGGGCGGGAGAAGATAATTGGTGATGCATATCTGAAACAAGTCCTCCTGTACAACAACTCTAACCTCACTTATGTTTCATTCGACTTTCACGAGCACTG CCGCGGCATGAAGTTTGAGAATGTGCAGATACTGACAGATGCCatttctgacatcatcactgacATGAAGTGGGCCTG GGTGGACCAAGCAGGAGTAATCTGCAAGCAGGAGGGCATCTTCAGAGTAAACTGTATGGACTGTCTTGACAGGACCAATGTGGTCCAAGCTGCTATTGCCCGGGTAGTGATGGAACAACAG ctgaagaaattgGGTGTGATGCCTCCAGAGCAGCCTCTGCCTCTCAAGTGTTACAGGATTTATCAGGTCATGTGGGCAAACAACGGTGACACCATCAGCAGACAGTACGCTGGCACAGCAGCTCTCAAG GGGGATTTCACCAGGACGGGAGAAAGGAAACTGGCCGGTGTCATGAAGGACGGGGTGAACTCAGCCAATCGCTACTATCTGAACCGTTTTAGGGATGCTTACAGACAAGCAGTGATTg ACCTGATGATGGGCCTGCCAGTGACGGAGGACCTTTACTCAATCTTCAGTAAAGAGAAGGagcatgaagaaaaagaaaaggagagccAAAGAGGGGCCCAGGAGCAGGTCAGCCTCCTTCTGCAGACCTACATGCAGCTGCTGTTACTAGACGATGAGAAGTTTCACGGAGGCTGGGCCCTCATAAACTGTGACATGAG CCTCATTGATGCAACCAACAAAGATGAAGATGTGCTGCTGCTCCTGTCTGATAAAGCATACTATATTGCCTT CTATGATGAAGAAGCAGATAAAGTCAACCAGTACCAACGCCTCATTTTAGAGGGTTTGGAAAAGATCGAAATTG GTCCTGAGCCTACTCTGTTCGGGAAGCCAAAGTTCTGCTGTATGCGGCTGCACTTCAAGAACGAGGAAACTAGCGGATACTTTCACACGCTGCGAGCTGCAACGCGAAATCCCGAGGATGATGGGAAAG ATACATTGCAGTGCATAGCTGAGATGCTTCGCATAACTAAGCAGGCTACAGGGAATGACCTGCTTGTGGTTGAAAAGAAGCTGGAGAG GCGGCAGAGTAAACCTCACGAGGATATCATGGGGATCCAGAACAAACCTGCTGACCAAGTTCAAGGGAGCTCCGGCCTTGCACAAGGCAAAAGTTTTATCCTCAATAAATTCTCCACTCTAAATCAGAAAGTGAAACAGACCAAGACAAATGTGAACATCGGCCCCTTCAAGCCCCTCGGTAAGCTGGGCAGCTTCTCTAAGCCTGATGTAAAAGTCAATTTTCTAAAGCCAACTATGCATGTCAACCTGTGGAAGTCGGACAGCAGCTTGGAGACATCAGATAACGTCGCTGGCACGGGAGCCCTAAAAGACATTGGTAATGAAAACTATGGACACTCTTCAGATTCAGATTCTTATAATTCAGACCCGGAGCACCCGTGCTCTGGGTCCTTAGAAAATGTGGACTATGTGCTGCCCAGCTGCGGCATCGTAGCATCAAATCCCAGACTGGGCAGCCGCTCCCAGTCCATCGGTAGCGCAGAGCTAAATATACCCTCTGTTATCCGGGTCACGGGCTGTGACGGGAAGCAAGAAAGCTCAACTCACATTAGTGATGACAAGTCTCCCGGGGCTGCCTCAGTGGCTGAAGAAGCCATTCTCATTGACTTTGGTACTCCCATCGATGCCTACTGCCACCAGTTCATCCAGGATGCACAGACCAAACCTGTTGAGGTGTTCGGAGAGCTGCCACAAGCTGCCATACCTCCACTCCACAACCCTGCAGTGCCTGTGCATAAAAAGAACCCAGCAGACTCAAACAAGCAGCCAAGCTCAGAGCAGATGGAGCAGGAGGAGCCTCAGCTCCCCAGGCCATCCCAGCTAGACGTCCAATCCTCTACCTCCAGTTCCAGCCTCCTCACTATCCAGAAGCCTAGCTCTGCAGTCTCAGGAGGCTCTCAGAAAAGCGCTTGCTCACAGGTGGAGGGCAGCCTCGGCCCTTCGCCTGCCGACAGCAACGGCAGCCGAGTGGTGTCCCCCTTTGCCAAGATCAAGAGTTCCATGGTCCAGGTGGCCAGCATGACCCAGGCGGGATTCACTCAGGGCATCAATTTTGCAGTTGCAAAGGTACAGAAAAGCCCTGAGCCAGAAGCTGTCAACGAGGTCCAAGAGAACGAGTTGAAGGCAATGTTTACACAGTGCCAGACCAGGATCATTCAGATCTAG
- the inpp5f gene encoding phosphatidylinositide phosphatase SAC2 isoform X4, translating into MELFQAKDDYILQSGDRALWCSRKDGTMTVRPATDLLLAWNPVCLGLVEGVIGKIQLHTDLPLGLVLIRQKALVGHLPGNHKVYKITKIAVIPLSDEEPQELELELCKKHHFGIDKPEKLAQSPDESKLMKTLSQIKSNVAVPIKKKVKENKEKERLERRLLDELYKIFMDSDSFYYSMTYDLTNSVQRQGDSDKSDMPLWKQVDDRFFWNKHMIQELIDLQVPEVDFWVIPIIQGFVQVEELVVNYNETSDEERSSPDTPPKEITCVDDIHPRFTVALISRRSRHRAGMRYKRRGVDTDGHVANYVETEQLIHVHSHTLSFVQTRGSVPVFWSQAGYRYNPRPRIEKGEKETMTYFAAHFEEQLKLYKKQVIVNLVDQSGREKIIGDAYLKQVLLYNNSNLTYVSFDFHEHCRGMKFENVQILTDAISDIITDMKWAWVDQAGVICKQEGIFRVNCMDCLDRTNVVQAAIARVVMEQQLKKLGVMPPEQPLPLKCYRIYQVMWANNGDTISRQYAGTAALKGDFTRTGERKLAGVMKDGVNSANRYYLNRFRDAYRQAVIDLMMGLPVTEDLYSIFSKEKEHEEKEKESQRGAQEQVSLLLQTYMQLLLLDDEKFHGGWALINCDMSLIDATNKDEDVLLLLSDKAYYIAFYDEEADKVNQYQRLILEGLEKIEIGPEPTLFGKPKFCCMRLHFKNEETSGYFHTLRAATRNPEDDGKDTLQCIAEMLRITKQATGNDLLVVEKKLERRQSKPHEDIMGIQNKPADQVQGSSGLAQGKSFILNKFSTLNQKVKQTKTNVNIGPFKPLGKLGSFSKPDVKVNFLKPTMHVNLWKSDSSLETSDNVAGTGALKDIGNENYGHSSDSDSYNSDPEHPCSGSLENVDYVLPSCGIVASNPRLGSRSQSIGSAELNIPSVIRVTGCDGKQESSTHISDDKSPGAASVAEEAILIDFGTPIDAYCHQFIQDAQTKPVEVFGELPQAAIPPLHNPAVPVHKKNPADSNKQPSSEQMEQEEPQLPRPSQLDVQSSTSSSSLLTIQKPSSAVSGGSQKSACSQVEGSLGPSPADSNGSRVVSPFAKIKSSMVQVASMTQAGFTQGINFAVAKVQKSPEPEAVNEVQENELKAMFTQCQTRIIQI; encoded by the exons cCACAGACCTGCTGTTAGCTTGGAACCCAGTGTGTTTGGGTTTGGTGGAAGGTGTCATTGGAAAGATACAGCTTCACACAG ATCTTCCTCTCGGCCTTGTGTTAATCCGTCAGAAAGCGCTGGTCGGCCACTTACCGGGAAACCACAAAGTCTACAAGATCACCAAGATCGCCGTCATCCCCTTGTCTGACGAAGAGCCTCAGGAGCTCGAGCTGGAG ctttgcAAGAAGCATCACTTTGGCATCGACAAACCAGAGAAGCTGGCCCAGTCTCCAGATGAGTCCAAGCTGATGAAAACTTTAAGTCAGATCAAATCTAATGTTGCTGTGCCCATCAAGAAAAag GTcaaggaaaacaaagagaagGAACGCCTGGAGAGGCGGCTGCTGGATGAGCTGTACAAGATATTCATGGACTCAGACTCCTTCTACTACAGCATGACCTACGACCTGACAAACAGTGTCCAGCGTCAAGGAGACTCTGATAAGTCTGACATGCCTCTGTGGAAGCAG GTGGATGACCGTTTCTTCTGGAATAAACACATGATCCAAGAACTTATTGACCTTCAG GTCCCAGAGGTTGACTTCTGGGTGATACCAATCATCCAGGGCTTTGTGCAGGTGGAGGAACTGGTGGTAAACTACAATGAGACCTCTGATGAAGAGCGGAGCAGCCCTGACACCCCACCAAAGGAGATCACTTGTGTTGATGACATCCATCCTCGTTTCACTGTGGCCCTGATCTCCAGACGTAGCCGCCACCGCGCAG GGATGCGGTACAAACGCAGAGGAGTGGATACAGACGGCCATGTAGCTAACTATGTGGAGACGGAGCAGTTGATTCACGTGCACAGCCACACTCTGTCCTTTGTGCAGACTCGTGGCTCTGTGCCTGTCTTTTGGAGTCAGGCAGGGTATCGCTACAACCCCCGGCCACGGATAGAAAAAG GAGAGAAGGAGACTATGACCTACTTTGCTGCTCACTTTGAAGAACAACTTAAACTGTACAAGAAGCAG GTCATCGTTAACTTGGTGGATCAAAGTGGGCGGGAGAAGATAATTGGTGATGCATATCTGAAACAAGTCCTCCTGTACAACAACTCTAACCTCACTTATGTTTCATTCGACTTTCACGAGCACTG CCGCGGCATGAAGTTTGAGAATGTGCAGATACTGACAGATGCCatttctgacatcatcactgacATGAAGTGGGCCTG GGTGGACCAAGCAGGAGTAATCTGCAAGCAGGAGGGCATCTTCAGAGTAAACTGTATGGACTGTCTTGACAGGACCAATGTGGTCCAAGCTGCTATTGCCCGGGTAGTGATGGAACAACAG ctgaagaaattgGGTGTGATGCCTCCAGAGCAGCCTCTGCCTCTCAAGTGTTACAGGATTTATCAGGTCATGTGGGCAAACAACGGTGACACCATCAGCAGACAGTACGCTGGCACAGCAGCTCTCAAG GGGGATTTCACCAGGACGGGAGAAAGGAAACTGGCCGGTGTCATGAAGGACGGGGTGAACTCAGCCAATCGCTACTATCTGAACCGTTTTAGGGATGCTTACAGACAAGCAGTGATTg ACCTGATGATGGGCCTGCCAGTGACGGAGGACCTTTACTCAATCTTCAGTAAAGAGAAGGagcatgaagaaaaagaaaaggagagccAAAGAGGGGCCCAGGAGCAGGTCAGCCTCCTTCTGCAGACCTACATGCAGCTGCTGTTACTAGACGATGAGAAGTTTCACGGAGGCTGGGCCCTCATAAACTGTGACATGAG CCTCATTGATGCAACCAACAAAGATGAAGATGTGCTGCTGCTCCTGTCTGATAAAGCATACTATATTGCCTT CTATGATGAAGAAGCAGATAAAGTCAACCAGTACCAACGCCTCATTTTAGAGGGTTTGGAAAAGATCGAAATTG GTCCTGAGCCTACTCTGTTCGGGAAGCCAAAGTTCTGCTGTATGCGGCTGCACTTCAAGAACGAGGAAACTAGCGGATACTTTCACACGCTGCGAGCTGCAACGCGAAATCCCGAGGATGATGGGAAAG ATACATTGCAGTGCATAGCTGAGATGCTTCGCATAACTAAGCAGGCTACAGGGAATGACCTGCTTGTGGTTGAAAAGAAGCTGGAGAG GCGGCAGAGTAAACCTCACGAGGATATCATGGGGATCCAGAACAAACCTGCTGACCAAGTTCAAGGGAGCTCCGGCCTTGCACAAGGCAAAAGTTTTATCCTCAATAAATTCTCCACTCTAAATCAGAAAGTGAAACAGACCAAGACAAATGTGAACATCGGCCCCTTCAAGCCCCTCGGTAAGCTGGGCAGCTTCTCTAAGCCTGATGTAAAAGTCAATTTTCTAAAGCCAACTATGCATGTCAACCTGTGGAAGTCGGACAGCAGCTTGGAGACATCAGATAACGTCGCTGGCACGGGAGCCCTAAAAGACATTGGTAATGAAAACTATGGACACTCTTCAGATTCAGATTCTTATAATTCAGACCCGGAGCACCCGTGCTCTGGGTCCTTAGAAAATGTGGACTATGTGCTGCCCAGCTGCGGCATCGTAGCATCAAATCCCAGACTGGGCAGCCGCTCCCAGTCCATCGGTAGCGCAGAGCTAAATATACCCTCTGTTATCCGGGTCACGGGCTGTGACGGGAAGCAAGAAAGCTCAACTCACATTAGTGATGACAAGTCTCCCGGGGCTGCCTCAGTGGCTGAAGAAGCCATTCTCATTGACTTTGGTACTCCCATCGATGCCTACTGCCACCAGTTCATCCAGGATGCACAGACCAAACCTGTTGAGGTGTTCGGAGAGCTGCCACAAGCTGCCATACCTCCACTCCACAACCCTGCAGTGCCTGTGCATAAAAAGAACCCAGCAGACTCAAACAAGCAGCCAAGCTCAGAGCAGATGGAGCAGGAGGAGCCTCAGCTCCCCAGGCCATCCCAGCTAGACGTCCAATCCTCTACCTCCAGTTCCAGCCTCCTCACTATCCAGAAGCCTAGCTCTGCAGTCTCAGGAGGCTCTCAGAAAAGCGCTTGCTCACAGGTGGAGGGCAGCCTCGGCCCTTCGCCTGCCGACAGCAACGGCAGCCGAGTGGTGTCCCCCTTTGCCAAGATCAAGAGTTCCATGGTCCAGGTGGCCAGCATGACCCAGGCGGGATTCACTCAGGGCATCAATTTTGCAGTTGCAAAGGTACAGAAAAGCCCTGAGCCAGAAGCTGTCAACGAGGTCCAAGAGAACGAGTTGAAGGCAATGTTTACACAGTGCCAGACCAGGATCATTCAGATCTAG